The genomic interval TATAAAAATACCCCGTGTtccgtgtggactaggcctcaAATAATAAAGTTGAGTATGTTGATAgtcagggcccgtatttatcatgCCTCTGAGAATTcctcacaagaacactgctaaaGTCACGTTCACACCAACGCGAATAGAGCGTCTGAAGTgaatgatttccatgttaagtcaatggaaaggAGCGTTGACGCGTGTCTGGAGGTCCTGTGGCGAGATGGATGCGTTTGGCGCGATGGACGCGAATGACGCAAATTTGCCGCGAACTGAGCGTCTTGCGCGATGCGCACGTTTTGCGCGAGTGTTGTGTTTTGTGCATTCACGCGTTTGAAGCGAATTCGCGTCTGATGCCCAGAGtcgaaaaatctgaactttggcatCAATTTGGCGGCGAGTTAACCAATCtggagcctgcttgctgctgtcacgtggtaaaGTGACGTGATCAGAAACCCTGcatcatttaaaaatactatatttttgtcactaaaatgtagttttaatgcttctcagttgataatgtagttgtttaaagctaaaatatgtgatttatttaaagagagctcctatttaaaaaaaaaaaaaaaaaaaaaaaatcttgcgtttttggagttgtgagaTCAGTTCCAAAACTCAGCGCTcgttaaccccggcgagagcagcctttcctcagCCAGTCCTTCTGGCGTTTGCCGCTGGCTCGGATGTCTCTGTAGTGGTTAAACACGAGATATAATCTGTCTTGTGAACATCTAATGGGCGATCTTTGGTCCAATTAATCTATTGTTGCCTACCAAATCATTTCGACTGAGGGCAAAGGGAAGTTTCTTaacgttatttttttttaaggatatGCACGAAGTGAAGATATTTCCAGGTAGTGCGTTGGCTGAACCAAATTtgtgtggctgttaatgcttaatatatatatttttttttgaaaatgaaaagaggcagagtggtgttttaGGACAGATTTCTCCTGGAACGCCTTCGACGCGCATCTATTTCGCTTCAAATGCTCGATTTCTACGCGCGTCCAAATAGCTgcaaatggattcaaaatgttcacgcgtcaaaCTACACGTGGTAGAAGTGATTTTAATGCTCAATTTGCGTGTGGTGTGAACGTAGCGTAAGGCCTTTAGCCCCACTCTACCCTACgtctaattttgcccttcatgacaactgtgagggggtgaatctttttataactcattcactTACATTAAAGCCTTGAAGTTcggcataattaagggcatggccACTTGGAGTGACAGGTGAATTGTTGTTTGTCTgttaggccccatttacactgcatggttcaagtgacccaattacgatttttttcctctcatgtggcacagatcggatatgacatgtgaacttgtaagcagtaaaaaaacggATGAATTCCAATATCCTCAGATCGAattcatatgtggtaataaatccgatatgattcggatgcgtgcattagcgtctgccatgtaagcggtcaaatcggatattccccagtaaatgcgagtcgtacgtcattgaaaaaaggacggaggcgaatgacgtcaactcaggtggacacaaactgcgatccagtgttgccaagtctgcggttttcatgcagaattgggctactttaacacagttttgattTGCAATTGGGCAgcttttgttgtgaaaacctggcaaccccgtcaagggctctcctctttttctccgcattaagagagaaatgttttgccaaactaggatgtgtggaacagtgcagagagcaaaacattgtgcaatcattttgtctgcgtccattgcatattgcgctgttttacttcctttcaccgattaagaacgtcttgggctgttttgccagtgtacagtgtaaatgcaaatatcggatacgggtcgcttttgaaaagatgatgtaagcgggtcttcaaaaaaaatcagatatagtcaccaaatgggAATTGTGCCTCAAGACCTGCAATGTAATTGCAGCCTTAGTCATCAcattagctccacccacatcctgcctttttgcccattttcagtctaaataaaagtttgttttttaatagtaCATTTCAAGAACCCACAGTCACTTTACAATGGAATTCAAGAGTACAATCAAAAGACAGTCAGCCTGCTCATTATAACAAACAACTCCAGATAGACGTTATACAGTCAAAGAGAAGAATAAACAGCAACTAGTCATGTAGCATGACAGAGGTGAGAGATCACTTGAAGGCAGTGGCAgtacaagaaacatttactgcCCAGAGAAAATGAGTGAGTTTTGGGATCTATAAAGCATCTGAAGTGTTGGTGCATTACGGATAGCCAAGAGCAGCTTATTCCATAATTTTAGGGCCAGTGACACTAAGCCCTTCCTGCCATAGTAGAGCATTTAAACTTGGGTACAAGCAGATTGTCACTGCTGGACCTGAGGGTCTGGGCAGGAACATTGTTGAACTAACTCAGCAAGATTGTGGCGCAGGGCCATAAGCTTTCAGAGGAAAACTAACAGTTTAAACTGGATGCAGCTGgccacaggaagccagtgaagtTGGTTGAGGAGGAGTGATGGACAGATTTTATCCAGGAATGACAGCCAAGGTGGCAACAACCAGCTCAACCCTACTTTACGCGGTCGCAACTCCTTTTAGAATCCTATGGGTCAGTCATCACGGCCATTTTTCTTCTTTACAGTCTAGTGTTGCAACAGGCCTAAACCTACAAATGACTGGAGCAAAATACCAGTCCCCACACAGGCCAGTAATAAAAGCCATTTTGTGGAGCATATTTGAACAGTCAAATCATGCAACGTGGCTAGATATGTTTAGTATTGTGCCAATAAAGACAAGacacaaacctataaagagcatattttattaaattatactGCACTTCCAGTTACTTTTTGGCCATAGTCCTTAACATTGATGGGGCCGACAGATGCCTTTTCCCATCGTAGATCTGAGAAGAAACAAAGGGTTCGTGAGAACTAAAGCCATGAAAGCGACAAGAAAAAGTTAGAGTTAGTCCATACCCGTAAGCAGCCGATCACTTCCACTTCTGACGCTACAAGTGGAGTCACAGCAGCCGCACACCTGGTCAGAGTCATCTGCGGACACCCAACTGACAAGAAACACCCTCAGGTAAGTTGATGGCAACCAGTTTACCTGTACACCCATCTAGCAGGCAACATACCCATTAGCAGAGAATGAAcaagctttttgctcaaaacttGGGGTTGCTGCAGCCGCCTTCAAAACACATGTGATGTAGACCTGCAAAGACAGTTATTAGTACACCATGGTAGCAGATCATACAAAGAGTTGCACAACTAACACATACCAGTCCACTGTCTGCTTGCTGGAACCTGAACGCCTCTAATTGAAACCGCAGCTTATCACCTTGAGTCCGAGGCATAAAGTGAGATGTGGAGCCTGTGAGCTTGGCATCAACCAGGCACCTGTAAACCAAACCCAGTTAGAAGACCTGCAACCTTACTGGAAGCCAGTATACGCGAGGTAGCGCCTCTTACCCATTATTCTCAATAAAGGAGTATCTGGGGACAGAAGCAACATCAGGGACAGCAGTAGCCACGCAGCTGTCCACAAACACACGGACGGGAACATGGCTGTACAAACGCACTGATGCTTCAAGATTTATCACGTCACCCAGGAAGTACTGGTTAGAAGGTCGCTCAAACAGCCAGTCATCTGCAAAGAAAGGGTCTTAGCACAGGTTCACAAGCATGTTACAAATGTGTTTGGGATACACCAACCAGTCATGAGCCTGAGGGAGAAGACAAAGATGTCCTCCGCAACCTTAGTTGAGGCATATGGGATCCAAGTGGGCAATAAGGCGTCGCTGCTCACATTATGTGCTCTGTAGGAGTTAAACAAGCAGTCATTTAGTGTCCATAAATGTGGGATCAGCAGATCCAGCGGGTCTCAAATCATTTAATCCTCACCTTGGATAATGACACTCGATACCAACCACTGCACTACGGCTCCTGACAATAGGAACACCATTAACTGCTTGTGGGGTGTAGATAATGTTGAACGAATAGACAA from Pseudorasbora parva isolate DD20220531a chromosome 3, ASM2467924v1, whole genome shotgun sequence carries:
- the LOC137072121 gene encoding zona pellucida sperm-binding protein 3-like, with protein sequence MGFWQVGVGLVVILALGFSDAQWRARAAHNRSPSELRPRALAQASQQADSRMSVVSSKPVFAPQTFPAQFPLQTPVRTDIGKQSQDFMGVQSKELLQGPVAKLTWSFPSLPEEPQPPAVPFELPRPVPANSVAAQCGENSVYVEVMKDFFGTGHPLSSSAFTLGGCTATGEDPSAQVLIFESELHGCSSTSMVTGDELVYSFNIIYTPQAVNGVPIVRSRSAVVGIECHYPRAHNVSSDALLPTWIPYASTKVAEDIFVFSLRLMTDDWLFERPSNQYFLGDVINLEASVRLYSHVPVRVFVDSCVATAVPDVASVPRYSFIENNGCLVDAKLTGSTSHFMPRTQGDKLRFQLEAFRFQQADSGLVYITCVLKAAAATPSFEQKACSFSANGWVSADDSDQVCGCCDSTCSVRSGSDRLLTDLRWEKASVGPINVKDYGQKVTGSAV